The following are encoded in a window of Castanea sativa cultivar Marrone di Chiusa Pesio chromosome 9, ASM4071231v1 genomic DNA:
- the LOC142609463 gene encoding ubiquitin-like protein 5 has product MIEVVLNDRLGKKVRVKCNEDDTIGDLKKLVAAQTGTRSDKIRIQKWYNVYKDHITLKDYEIHDGMGLELYYN; this is encoded by the coding sequence ATGATAGAGGTGGTGCTGAACGATCGGTTGGGGAAGAAGGTTCGTGTGAAGTGCAACGAGGATGACACCATAGGCGACCTGAAGAAGCTTGTGGCGGCTCAGACTGGCACGAGGTCCGACAAGATTAGGATCCAGAAGTGGTACAACGTCTACAAGGACCACATCACTCTCAAGGACTACGAGATTCACGATGGCATGGGCCTCGAGCTCTACTACAACTAA